The Candidatus Methanomethylicota archaeon genome includes the window TAAGGCTGGTCTTAGTGGGGAAGAGGCGTCCAAGTGGGCTTCATACTTCATTGACGTTAGAAGCAAACTTCACGGAGACTGCTTTTATGGATTAACATATGAGGAAGAGGAGCATAGACCATTAATGGAGAAGGCCGGGGAGTATATAGACCTCGTCGACAAGATCTTAAAGAAACCTAAACACCAGCATAGCAAATCCTAGATTTACCAAGCAATAAATAGGTTTAAGCTATATGAAAAAACAAATTTATCCTCAAAGTATTTCAGAACAGATTGAAAGCTCTCTAGGTGAAGCTTATGCTACTGGAATAAGAGAATTAGCAAAACCTCAATTGAACTCTTTTTTATAGGACTTATTGCATTCTTAGGATTCTTAATGAGTATGCACGTTAGCCCAGAAGAAACAGAAGAATTCTTAAAGAAGTTTGAAGACCCTAAAGAAGTTATAAAGAGCTTCAAGGATTATTTTGCTAACTTACTGAAGTTTTCTAAGGAAGCCTCTGAAATGCAAGGGATGAAAGAAGAATTTGAAGCTCATAAGATCGAAGTTAAATATCTGAAAGCTGAGAATTCCAAACTAAAAGAAGCCATTGAAGAACGAAACGATATATTGTATCTATGTTTTGAAGCGCCAGGAATTGAAGGAAACAAAAATCTTAGAGGAATATACTCGCCTACGAATGTACAAAAATACTATGTACTATCCTCTAGTTTTAGCTGATGCAGTCAATAAGATAATACCAAAAGAAGACGAGCATGAACTAGTAAAACAGGCAATAAAACTTCTAAGGAAATAATTGTATCTTCTGAGGAAATAACGTTATTGAGACAAGAAATTCAAGACTTAAGAGAAGGAGAAATAAGAAGTTTAGGTGAAAAGATAAATGCCTTAACTCGAGATGTTCAGTATATAAAGGCAAAGCTTAACGCAATGGAAAAATATAAACAAAAGATTTTTAGATGCAAGCCCAATGCGATCAACATGTACGATCTTATATCCCGTACTCTCAAAAAGCTTTTTAGCAACTTTAAACATGAAGAAACGCATCACCATCAATCATATCCCTCTATTTTCCGGGTTTAAGTAATAGTTCACTTGGTTTCTAATTATATCCTCTAAAGACTTTGTAACTTTGAAACCTAATTCTTGAATTTTCCTTGCATCACTCATAAGTATTGGAACATCAGCAGGCCTAAACCCACTCGAATCAAATATAATAGTTATATTACCCTTATCCGTCTTAACTCTTAATCCAACATCCTCCAAAGTATACTCCAACTCACCCCTAAGCATTAGGGCATCAACTCTAGTATTCATAAACTTAACATTGAAGAGGTCCTCCTCAATAACATATTGGCTTACAAGCTTATTAGCCACGGGGATCAACTGCTTAAGACCACTATAAGTTAAAGGTCTAAGCCTACTACCATGAAGAACAATGTTTTCACATAATCCTTCCTAAGCGTATCAAGCTCTTCTTTGTTAGCAAATATATCTATGACGTAGATCGCTCTTCCACAGACTCTTTTGGTTTTTGACGATCTCAACCTCTTGTGGGAAGGATAATCCAAAACTTTTAACTACACAATTAACATTAATACGTTTTTGTTCATAGTGTCATTTACATGTATACTGAAGTATAATCTTTTCATATTCCAAAATCATTTTATCTTTAGTAAACTTTTCTTTAACCCTTCTTTTTCCATTTTCACCCATTTGTATTGCTATATCTGAATTTTCTAAGAGGATGAGCATGTAAACTCTATTTTGTTGAGCCTCCTTAAACGTGAAGGAAGTCTATACTTTGGTAGGTTCCTGGAGATCGTTGAGAACAGCTCAACGATTGTTAAGGGTATACGGAAAGCTGCTTGTCTTTTCTTCCCAGCTCTTCCATGATGCTTTTGGCATCTTGATGGCGCTCCTCCTCCTTGAAGTGGTATGCGACCAAAAAGTTTGTGTCGATGTACACCATCAATCCTCCCTGTTTTCCCTCACTGCCTTAACTGCGCTGGATCCTGGAGTCAGCTTCGCCTTAATGGCTAGCTGGGCATTTCTCGATCTAAGGATCGAGCGGATTTGAAGCATATAACATTGGGCGAGCCGGACGTTCGACAGCGAGAAGATATTGGTCATCTTATCAGCTTCTTAAGCTCAGCCACCAGCTGCTTCACGTCCTCTGAGTACTCCTTGACCACATCTTCGCTCAACCAGTTCTCGTAGAAGTTCTGGTGTAATGTGCTGGCAACGGAGAAGAGCCTCCTTAGCTCCGGGTTCTTCTCCTCCTCGCCCAACCTCCTGACAAAGCTGAAGAGCTCACCATGCGATGAGATCGAGATCCCCTTACTGGCCGCCACAGCCTTAACCATTAACGCCGCAGCTCCCCACAGCTTCTCAGATGCCTGAATGTGATCCTTCTTAGCTAGGAGGTCGTCGGCCTCCCTAAGGTACTTTTCCGAGAGCCTTGCATATAGCTCTGCTCTATCCAATGGATCGATCCTCTCGTCCATCCCCCTGCACAACGCCTCTAGAGCCAGCTCCTCAATGCTTGCCCCGCTCCTTTCGCGCTCTTCCTTCAGCTTTTTCTCGATTTTCTTAGGCAGTATTAGCATTAGCTCCAAGGAGATCACTTATTACTGTGAGCCTTCACGGCCTATAAAGTTTTCCTTCTACTATACACATGAATAAGCCTCCATGATGCTCTTTGCTCAAAATAATAAGCGATCAGGACATTCGTATCCACGTAAGCCATTAGTCTTCCCTGTTCTCCCTTACGGCCTCTACAGCAATGAAGCTCGGCAGTGCTTTTGCCCTAATGCCCCCTTAGAAGTATCTCAGCCAATTTTTCTGAAAGCTCCTCCTCACTTACATCGGTTTCCCCAGTCCACTCAAAGACTATCGGTATCCCCTTGAATTTCTCCTGTAGCCTTAAGTTTATGTCAAGCACTTCTCTGGCATCCATTGTGACATAGTAGATGTAGCCCCAATCCGGCTCGTATTCCGCTTCAATTTTACATGGCAACCTGAATTTCTTCAGCTCCCGCGCTATTCCCCTGCTGATCCACTCCTTTGCAGCTTCCGACAAACTCAAGATATCACTCTACCTACAAAAGAAGATGAAAAAACAATAGAAAGAAATCTACTAATTAAGGTTTCTTCAAATGCCTCTTTCCTCAATATGGCAATAAATATGACTAATTTTTAATCATAGAATTTTAATAAGTTTCTCTTATGAATTTTGACTTAAGTAATTTTAATCCACGCTTACTTCCAATAGGACTCACTAGATTCTTACTCGTTGACCTAGTTAAAGGATCATTAATAATTTTTCGAACTAGCAACTTAGCCCAAGTAGTTACTGGTATCTTATATGGTGCTTCAACCAATCCCTCCTCAAATGCTTCATTAATTTTCACAACAAGATTTAAACTAGAGGTACACCTTAGTTTTTTAGCAAGCTTAAAAGTTTCTTCAGTTGCCCATTCCTTAACAGTAAAGTAATCGTTTAAAGTGTAGATACGCTCCTTATAAATTGCATGAGCTGCAGAAACTAAAGCTTCAACATAACTCTCAAGAGATATAATTTCAACTCCATTAAACTCCCTTAAACACTTATACTCCAGAAGCTTTCCACCATCAATGAATATCATCCCACCAAGACTTGGATGAACATAAAGATCAATTATCGAATCACTCTTCACAAAAGTTATGCAATATGAGTCCTTAACAGCAATATTATAACCAAGCTCCATAATCTCATGCGCAACTCTTCCAATCTGATTTGCATCTACTAGAATATCTAATCAGCCGGAACATAACTCAAAGGCTTAACCAACTTGAAAAATGCATAATCACAACCCCTCAACAGTT containing:
- a CDS encoding PaREP1 family protein; amino-acid sequence: MISLELMLILPKKIEKKLKEERERSGASIEELALEALCRGMDERIDPLDRAELYARLSEKYLREADDLLAKKDHIQASEKLWGAAALMVKAVAASKGISISSHGELFSFVRRLGEEEKNPELRRLFSVASTLHQNFYENWLSEDVVKEYSEDVKQLVAELKKLIR